From the genome of Deltaproteobacteria bacterium, one region includes:
- a CDS encoding tetratricopeptide repeat protein translates to MEDWDILGGGPPPLRPSSTLELDDGDVAEQREAGSPPPPPPPRRVEVSGAGPLPRSPAGESGVRPLPGRVAYPIDHSAEPSAPSTLPREVDELAVAGEPPSPPRKVRPLTSQTASLDYARKATRTRRWPAVAAVMAALAGGAGLFFLLGHRGSPEGSRGALEVPDARSVAVHVVDARPTPPPDAAPPVDGPALGTDASPQPRPAVRSDGGVPDGVIQTADAASPDRGAPRPRARPAASVSPERAAGARRLYEEGLQQLLQGRAEEAVGMFRAALASDPGQTVAFRGLGLAYERLGKPAEARAAYGRYLRRVPRADDAAAIRQRIERLK, encoded by the coding sequence GTGGAGGACTGGGACATCCTGGGCGGGGGGCCGCCGCCGCTTCGTCCGAGCTCGACCCTCGAGCTCGACGATGGGGACGTCGCCGAGCAGCGAGAGGCTGGCTCACCGCCGCCGCCACCACCACCTCGCCGCGTCGAGGTCTCGGGCGCGGGCCCCCTGCCGCGCTCTCCGGCGGGCGAGTCGGGAGTCAGACCGCTCCCCGGGCGGGTCGCGTATCCGATCGACCACAGCGCGGAGCCCTCGGCGCCGTCGACCCTGCCGCGTGAGGTGGACGAACTCGCCGTGGCGGGAGAGCCCCCGTCGCCGCCGCGCAAGGTGCGACCGCTCACCTCGCAGACCGCCAGCCTCGATTACGCGAGGAAGGCGACGCGCACCAGACGCTGGCCGGCGGTGGCGGCCGTGATGGCGGCGCTCGCGGGGGGCGCGGGCCTCTTCTTTCTGCTGGGACACCGCGGTTCGCCCGAAGGGTCGCGGGGCGCGCTGGAGGTTCCGGACGCGCGGAGCGTTGCGGTGCACGTCGTGGACGCCCGACCGACCCCGCCGCCCGACGCGGCGCCGCCGGTGGATGGGCCGGCGCTCGGGACCGACGCGTCACCGCAGCCGAGGCCGGCCGTGCGCTCCGACGGGGGTGTTCCGGATGGAGTGATCCAGACGGCCGATGCGGCGTCCCCCGACCGCGGCGCTCCGCGTCCCCGGGCGCGGCCCGCTGCCTCCGTCTCTCCCGAGCGGGCGGCCGGCGCGCGGCGTCTGTACGAGGAGGGGCTGCAACAGCTCCTCCAGGGTCGCGCGGAGGAGGCGGTCGGGATGTTCCGAGCGGCGCTGGCGTCGGACCCGGGCCAGACGGTGGCCTTTCGCGGTCTCGGCCTGGCGTACGAGCGGCTCGGCAAGCCGGCGGAGGCGCGCGCCGCGTACGGCCGCTACTTGCGTCGCGTCCCCCGCGCCGACGACGCGGCGGCGATCCGGCAGCGGATCGAGCGCCTGAAGTAG